AATACGAGCGTTTGGCTGAAGCAGCCGATCGGGCGGACGTAGAAGGTGTTGCCCAGGCATCGAGGGAATTGGAGCGCGCAGTCCGCGGCGAAGCCAAGACGATCGCCGAGAAATACCTGTCGCCGCCGCTGACCACCGATTTTGCGATCCTGTTCCTGCCGACCGAAGGCTTGTATGCCGAAGTCATGCGGCGTCCGGGCTTGGCTGACGAGTTGCAGCGCGTGCATCGGATCAGCATTGCCGGGCCCTCGACTTTATCGGCGTTGCTGAACAGCCTGCAGATGGGCTTCCGCACGCTGGCGCTGGAGAAGCGCTCATCGGAAGTATGGCAGGTGCTGGGTGCGGTCAAGACCGAATTCGGCAAGTTCGGTGATGTCTTGGCCGCCACCAAACTGACACTGGAACGTGCCGCCAAGAATATTGATCAGGCAGAAGTACGCAGCCGCCAGATGGCGCGCAAGCTGAAATCGGTAGAGGCATTGCCGAGCGAGGCAGCCCAGCGTTTGCTGGGCAAGGAGCCGGATCTGTTATCCGATGAGGAGAGCTGAAACGCCACGGATGGATCCCGGAGCAATCCGATGCAGCGCGCATAGTCATGACATCATTATTTGAAGAGCGATATTGATAATTTGCCATGTGCTGATTCGTGCCAGGAACGAGATTTTATCTGTCGCAAGGTTCGAGTCATCCTGATGATCAACGGTGGTGCTGCATGGCAGAAATTCATGCCAGGTAGTTAAGCGCGATGCCCTGACCTATACTGTCTACGCAGTATCTACTGTGCTAGTACCCCTGCTTCGACGGCTTCGGCCGGCGAGCGAAATACGGGAGGAAACAATGGCGACTTCAATCCACCAGGTCCGTTTTCCGGAAGAGAGCGATGTGTATCGCACAGCACGCGACGACCTGCTGCAGGCAGAGCTGGAGCTGCGCCGGCAGCTGGAGTGGGTGGCGGCGTTGCGGCGCAATTTGCCGCTTGGCGGTGCACTGAAAGAGGACTATGTATTTGACGAAGGAGATCCCGATCTCGATTCCTTCGGCGTCGGCAAGAAAATCCGGCTGTCGGAACTGTTTCAGGATGGCAAGGACAGCCTGATCCTGTACAGCTTCATGTACGGCCCCGACATGGCGCGGCCATGCCGTCGTGCACCTCGATCCTGGATGGCCTGAACGGCGGCATGCATCATGCCTTGCAACGGGTGAATGTAGCCGTGGTCGCCAAATCACCGATCCAGCGGATCCTGATGTTCGCGCTGCAGCGCGGCTGGCACAATCTGCACCTGTTGTCGTCGGCACATAACAGCTTCAATGCCGATTACCATGGCGAAACTACAGATGGTCACCAGATTCCTGCACTCAACGTGTTCGTGCGCCGGGAAGGCCGGATTTATCATTTTTACAATACCGAATTGCTCTACACGCCACGCAGTCCCGGCGAAGAGCCGCGCCACGTTGACCTGATCTGGCCGCTGTGGAACCTGTTCGATCTCACGCCGGAAGGGCGTGGCGGCGATTGGCATCCAGCCTTGGCCTACCAGAAAGGTTAGGCTGACAATGCCAGCGCGGCACATTTACTTACAATGTTTGCCAAACTTGAAGCCGGTCTTGCGTATCTAACACGGATGCAAAAAGAAGGAGGCGATTATGCGTACCATCATGCTGTTGGCCTTGACGGCGTTGCTTGCCGGTTGTGCAACAGAAGCTGAGCGTGCTGCGCAGGCGCAGCGCGATGTCGATGAAATGGTTCGTGTCTATGGCCCTGCTTGCCAGCGACTGGGATATCAAAGCGATTCGAACCAGTGGCGCGATTGTGTGTTGCGCATGGACACGAAGAACAATACCGAACGCTATCCGGCAACGATGAGTTGCTTTGGTCATCCGGGCTTCACGCAGTGCACGGCATTCTGACACTGGTTGTGGAAATGGATGAAGCGATTGCAGGACATGAATAGCAATATTGATGTCCTGTTTTTACGTCTTGCTTCTACGTTGCGTTTTACGGAGCGTCGTGACAGCACACGCAGATTTTATTGCCGTCGGCGTCGCGGAAATATGCGCCGTAGTAGTTGGCGTGATAATGCGGCCGCAGCCCGGGAGGGCCTTCGCACAAACCGCCATGCTCCAGGGCGGTTGCATAAGCACGCTCGACAGCAGTACGCGAAGGTGCCAACAGCGCGGTCATCTGGCCGTTTCCGGGTGTGGCAATCTCGCCGTTGTACGGCAAGCCGATAACAAACAGCGGGCGCGATTTGTCGCGCGCCATCCAGCCGGCCCACGGATGTTCGCTCTCGCAGAATTTCAATGGCACATCCAGCTGCTCCATGATGGCCGAATAAAAGCGATATGCGCGCTCGAAATCTGTGATGCCAACAAATACATGAGAAATCATGGGGATTCCTTTCAATCGTTCATACCAGTGATGGATTCGCCAATGCTTGCGCGATAGAATCTCGCGCTGGTCCGCGCCACATAAAAATTTCCGGCCTATGCCAGCGCTGGGTTTCTAGGAGGAAGGTATGGAGGATCAATATGACCTGCAACGCTTTGTCGAAGCCCAGAAGCCGGTCTTCGATACTGTCTGCGCCGAATTGCGCAGCGGTCGCAAACGCGGTCATTGGATGTGGTTCATTTTCCCACAAGTTGCCGGACTAGGTTGCAGCGCCACGTCGCAAAAATTCGCTATTTCTTCACTTGAAGAAGCTGCTGCATACCTGACGCATCCTTTGCTCGGACCACGTCTGCGGGAATGCTGCCGATTGGTCGCTGCCCTTGACGGGCGCTCGATAGACGCGATCTTCAGCTATCCCGACGATTGCAAATTCCAGTAGTCGATGACTTTGTTCGCCAATGCCACGGCCGATAACCAGATCTTCAACGATTGTCTGCATAAATTTTTTGGTGATGTGGCAGATGCGGCGACACTTGAAAAATTGTGACAGCGACGCTTTTGTCGTGTCGATGGCATCCGGCCAGAGTACAAGGCTGATTGCGGGTGCGCGGGCGATCATCGACTGATGTTCAACCTCAAAGATTCATTGGTCTACCCGCTCTGCCGGGAGGCGCAGACGTGCATACATCCAGAAATTTCCTGGGCGTCCGCGTACCATGCGAAAGCTGCGCAGCAGTCCTTCACGTTCAAAGCCGGATTTTTCCAGGACCCTGATCGAGCGATCGTTCGATTCAAGTACGGTGGCCTGGATGCGGACCGCGCCGAGCTGTTTGAAACCCCAAGCGATCACCGATTCGCACACGGCCGGTGCGATACCCTGGCCCCAGATGGCTGGCGATAGGTCATAAGCCAGTTCGGCGGTCTTGTTGACGGTCGATATCGTGTGAAATCCTACCGTTCCGACCAGATCGTCCGAGCTGCGCAGGGCAATCGCGAAACGGATCTCAGAAGACGGGCTTAAGGATTCAATTGCATCGAATTTCGGCGCCAGTCCGTCAATCGAGCGCAGATCCCAACTGGTGTGTTCGATAACGTGCGGCATGCACAGATAGCCGTACCAGGCGATGGCATCTGCCCGGGTCAGTGGGCGCAGGTAGACCAGATCGTGCGTTAATTGTGGCAGATCTCTATATTGCATGGTTGTAGGTGATGATGAAGATGCACCAGTTTGCCTTATTTTCGGCACACATTTCAACTGGCTCGAGCGGGATCAGGCGTCGGATGTCGTCTTGCTCGGGAAAGCCTCTGGATATTCCTTTCTATACCATCCTGTCACTGCATCGTGATCGAGGCCCAGGAATAGGTGAATTCGAGGAACCAGCGACAGACCCATCGTGCAGACAGCGATCAATATTCCAAACGCGATATAGCATTGCGCCACTGATGCGCCAAGCAAGGCCACGCCGGCAATCGCCGGGCCGAGTGTCGACGAGATCTGCCATGCCAGGATGTTGACTGAAGCATTTCGCGCGCGATACTCGGCAGGCATGGCAAGCAAACGATGCGTTACGCCGACAAACTGCGTAGTGGATTGTGAAATACCCAGCATGAAAAACGCCGCGACCATCGCTGCCGGCGTCGCCGTCAGACCGACTGCGAGCAGGGCTAACACGCGTAGCGCCGCGGCACTCATCAGGGCCCGAAAGCGCCCCAGTTTCCTGGATGCGAAGGACGCACAACCGAGGAAACCCAGGAACATGCCGGACATGATGCCCATGTTGGTGGCGCCGAGCCACGTCGCAGACAGGCCCAGATTGGTTATT
This DNA window, taken from Collimonas arenae, encodes the following:
- a CDS encoding VOC family protein — translated: MISHVFVGITDFERAYRFYSAIMEQLDVPLKFCESEHPWAGWMARDKSRPLFVIGLPYNGEIATPGNGQMTALLAPSRTAVERAYATALEHGGLCEGPPGLRPHYHANYYGAYFRDADGNKICVCCHDAP
- a CDS encoding GNAT family N-acetyltransferase, giving the protein MQYRDLPQLTHDLVYLRPLTRADAIAWYGYLCMPHVIEHTSWDLRSIDGLAPKFDAIESLSPSSEIRFAIALRSSDDLVGTVGFHTISTVNKTAELAYDLSPAIWGQGIAPAVCESVIAWGFKQLGAVRIQATVLESNDRSIRVLEKSGFEREGLLRSFRMVRGRPGNFWMYARLRLPAERVDQ